The following is a genomic window from Sulfitobacter pontiacus.
CAGCGCTGCTGCTGTCAAAGGCAGAGCGTGCGATAGGGGTCAGCGCGATGTCGAAATCAGAGACTAATTCACGTAAATCAGCCTCTTTCGCTTCTGACACGATCAGCTCTGACGGGGACAGACGGGCCAGTTCGGGGCCAAGGCGCGACAGGGTCAGGGGCATCACGTGAAACGCACCGGTCGAAATATCGACCCAGGCCAGCGCATGACCATCGCGGACCTCTGCAAATGCGGCCAGATAGTTGTGGCGCCGCGCTTCGAGCAGGGATTCCTCGGTCAATGTGCCGGGAGTTACAAGCCGCACGACATCGCGTTTGACCACGGATTTATAGCCGCGTTTCTTCGCCTCCGCCGGGCTTTCCATCTGTTCGCAGACCGCCACGCGGAAGCCTTTGCGGATCAGCGTCAGCAAATACCCTTCGGCGGCATGCACCGGAACGCCGCACATGGGGATGTCTTCGCCCCCGTGTTTGCCCCGTTTGGTCAGCGCGATATCCAGTGCTTCAGCCGCGGCGACGGCATCGTCAAAGAACATCTCGTAAAAATCGCCCATGCGGTAGAACAGCAGCGCTTCGGCGTACTGGGATTTAAGCTCTAGATATTGCGCCATCATTGGCGTGATTTTTTCTTCGGTCACCCTGCGCCCCCGGTTCGAGTTAACGTTGTGTACAAAACCGTGCCTCCGGACGAAAGGGCGGACCGGCGTTGCACGCGCGGCGTCGCCGCGACGTCGTGCAAACGGTGAGCGCCATCATGATTGTGTGAGGGGCCGATCGGCGATATCAAGCGGGAAACCATGAGGAAAGCCGTTCTAGTGACCAAAAACCGCATCACGTCCGAAGAGGCGCTCGCCTTTCACCTTGAACCCACGCCGGGCAAGTTCGAAATCACCGCAACCGTCCCGATGACGACCCAGCGGGATCTGAGCCTCGCCTATTCCCCCGGTGTTGCCGTTCCCTGTGAAGCGATCGCCGAAAATCCCGAGCTGGCATATGACTATACCAACAAGGGCAATATGGTTGCGGTGATTTCTAACGGCACTGCTGTTTTGGGCTTGGGCAACCTTGGTGCGCTGGCGTCGAAACCGGTGATGGAGGGCAAGTCGGTGCTGTTCAAACGGTTCGCCGACGTGAATTCGATCGACGTCGAGCTGGACACCGAAGACCCCGAGGCATTCATCAACGCGGTCAAGCTGATGGGGCCGACGTTCGGCGGGATCAACCTTGAGGATATCAAGGCGCCGGAATGTTTCATCATCGAACAGCGTCTGAAAGAAGAGATGGATATTCCCGTCTTTCACGACGACCAGCACGGCACCGCGGTGATCTGTGCTGCCGGTTTGCTGAACGCCTTGCGCATTTCGGGCAAGAAGATCGAAGATGTGCAGATTGTGTTGAACGGTGCGGGGGCGGCGGGGATCGCCTGTCTTGAACTGCTCAAGGCGATGGGGGCCAAGCACAACAACTGTATCATGTGCGATACAAAAGGTGTGATCTATCAGGGCCGTACCGAGGGCATGAACCAGTGGAAGTCGGCCCATGCCGCGCAGACCGAGCTGCGCACGCTGGAAGAGGCGATGAAGAACGCGGATGTGTTCCTGGGTGTGTCGGTCAAAGGGGCGGTGACGCCCGCGATGGTCGCCAGCATGGCGGATAATCCGGTGATCTTCGCGATGGCGAACCCCGATCCTGAAATCACGCCGGAGGAAGCGCACGAGGTACGCCCCGATGCGATTGTCGCCACGGGCCGCAGCGATTACCCCAATCAGGTAAACAACGTTTTGGGCTTTCCTTACCTGTTCCGCGGGGCGCTGGATATCCACGCCCGCGCCATCAACGACGAGATGAAAATCGCCTGCGCCCACGCTTTGGCCGATCTGGCACGCGAGGATGTGCCGGACGAAGTGGCGCTGGCCTATGGCAAGAACCTGAGCTTTGGTCGGGATTATATCATCCCGACGCCGTTCGATCCGCGTCTGATCCATCGTATTCCGCCTGCTGTTGCACGTGCAGGTATGGACACCGGTGCCGCGCGGCGCCCGATCATCGATATGGACGCCTACGAGCTGAGCCTGAAGTCGCGGATGGACCCGACGGCGAATATCCTGCGCGGGATCAACGCCCGTGCGCGGGCCAATCAGGCGCGGATGATCTTTGCCGAAGGGGATGACCCCAAGGTTCTGCGGGCTGCGGTGATGTATCAACGCTCCGGTCTGGGCAAGGCGCTGGTGGTCGGACGCGCTGACGACGTAAAGGCCAAGCTGACGGCGGCGGGGATGGAGGATGCCTACCGCGAGCTTGAGGTCGTGAATGCGGCCAATACCCAGCACCTGGAGACGTATAAGTCCTTCCTTTACAATCGCTTGCAGCGCAAAGGGTCGGACAGCAAGGATATCCACCGTCTGGCCGCCCGTGACCGCCACGTTTTTGCCGCGCTGATGTTGGCGCATGGGCATGGCGATGGTCTGGTGACCGGTGCAACCCGCAAATCCGCCCATGTTCTTGAACGGCTGAACCACGTATTCGATGCCAATGCGAAACACGGCGCCGTCGGGATCACTGCGCTGCTGCACAAGGGGCGGATTGTGTTCATCGGCGATACGCTGGTGCATGAATGGCCGAACGAAGAAGACCTTGCGAATATTGCTGAAAAAGGGGCCAAGGTCGCCCGCCACATGGGGCTTGAGCCGCGTGTTGCCTTCGTCAGCTTCTCGACCTTTGGCTATCCGGTTTCCGAGCGAGCAGAAAAGATGCAACGTGCCCCCGATGTGCTGGACGCACGCGGGGTCGATTTCGAATACGAAGGCGAAATGACCGTTGATGTGGCGCTGAATGCGGAAAGCCAGAAGAACTATCCGTTCTCGCGGCTGACAGGGCCTGCGAATATCCTCGTCGTGCCAGCGCGGCATTCGGCCAGTATCTCGGTCAAATTGATGCAGGAAATGGCGGGCGCCACGGTAATCGGCCCGATCCTGACGGGGTTGGATAAGTCGATCCAGATCTGTTCGACCACATCCACCGCGAATGACATCCTGAACATGGCTATTCTGGCGGCCTGCAAGGTTGGCGAATGATCTGGAACCTCGGCTCTATCAACGCGGATAATTTCTACTATCTGCGGCATCTGCCGGCGCCGGGGGAAACGATTGCCGCGCATGATTTCCGGCAAGGTTTGGGCGGGAAGGGGGCCAATATGTCGGTCGCCGCCGCCCGCGCCGGAACGCGCGTTATGCATATCGGCGCCGTGGGGCCGGACGGTAAATGGACCGTGGATCGCTTGCTGGAATACGGCGTCGAAACGCAGCATATCAGCATGATCGACACGGCCACCGGTCACGCGAATATCTGCGTGGCCGAGGATGGCGAAAACTCTATCGTGTTGTTTTCAGGGGCCAATCACCAGATCACCACCCAGATGATCGGGGCCGCCCTGGCAGAGGCATCGCCCGGTGATTTTCTGCTGATACAGAACGAAACCCTGGGCCAACGCTTTGCCGCGCAGACCGCGCATACTTTGGGCCTGCGCGTCGCTTATGCCGCCGCGCCCTTTGATGCTGAAATCGTGGCGCAGGTTCTGCCCGACATCGATCTGCTGGTGTTGAACGAGGTCGAGGCAGAGGCGCTTGAAAAAACCACAGGAGCCCGCATCGACGCGCTGCCGATCGACGATATTATCGTGACCTTGGGCGCTGAGGGGTGCAAATGGGTCTCTAACAAGGCGAAAACGGTGCAAAGCTTTCCGGCCTATCCGGTCAAAGCCATTGATACCACGGGGGCGGGGGACACGTTTACCGGCTATCTGATCGCTGCCTTGGACCGCAAACTGTCGATGCCGGATGCGATTGCGCTGGCGATGCAAGCTGGCGCCTTGATGGTCATGCGGCAAGGGACAGCGGATGTGATCCCGGACCTCAAAGACATCCAGGATCACGGTTTTGACGAAGATTAACGCTCGCGATTAACGCGGGGTTAACGTTATTTCGCAAAAGGCGCAGCGCTGCCCCAAAGTTGTTTCACGCGCTGGTCGCGCCCACAGCCGTTGCGATAGCGCTTGTAGGCGACGGATTTCTTCACGCCCAAGCCGACGCTGGTAAAGGCCAGACGTTCATCGCTTTTGTAGTAATCCTGATGGTAGGCATCGGCGGGGTAGAACGCGGCTTTGCCCAAGATCGGGGTTACGACGTTCTTGCCCAAAGCGGCCTGCGCATCGGCCTTGGCCTTTTCTGCAGCGGCCTTCTGCCCGTTACCGTCGGCAAAAATCGCGGTGCGGTAGCTATCGCCGCGGTCGCAGAATTGCCCGCCCGCGTCCGTTGGATCAACCGACCGGAAGAACATCGACAGCAACTGGTCCGCAGACACAACTGCTGGATCATACTGGATCTGCGCCGCTTCATAGTGCCCGGTGCCGCCGGCGACGACCTGTTTATAGGTAGGGTTTTTGACGCTTCCGCCCGCAAAACCCGATACGACCTCTTTCACGCCTTTCACGCTTTCAAAATCCGCTTCAACGCACCAAAAGCAGCCGCCCGCGACCAAAAGCGTCTCTGTTCCGGCGGCTTTTGCGGTTGTCGCCTGTGCTGCAAGGCCCAGACCAATGGCAGCGCTTAACGCGATCATGCGCATATTTGTGGCAAATCCCATGGAATACTCTCCTTTGTTTTGCCTGACGGTGACCGCAATGCCTGCGCGACGCAACTCAGGTGCCCGTGATGTCACGGCCAAGTGATGTCGGTTTCACCCTTGGCCCCGCGGCGCGAAGTTCTTAGCGTCAGCCCCAAAGAAGGAGCAATTTGATGCAAACCCACGTCACCACGCACCAAGCCGAAGAAGATGCCCGCAATGAAGACATTTTGATCTATTTAAACGGTCAGATTGTCCCCAAGGCACAGGCCGTGGTCAGCGTCTATGACAGCGGTTTCATGCTTGGCGACGGCATCTGGGAAGGGCTGCGGCTGTATGATGGTACGTGGGCTTTTCTGGAAGATCATTTTGACCGCCTGTTCGAGGCGTCCAAAGCCATTGACCTTGACATCGGGATGACGCGCGACGCCCTGATTTCAGCCTTGTTAGAGACGCAAAAAGCCAATGGTATGACCACTGATGCCCACGCGCGTCTGATGATCACACGGGGGCCGAAAACGCGGCCCTTCCAGCACCCGTCGCTGTCGCAATCGGGCCCCACCATCACGATCATTATGGAACACTCGCGCCCGAATATGCCGCGCCCGATCCGGCTGGCCACAGTACCGCATCTGCGCGGGCTGCCGATGACGCAGGACCCAAAGCTAAATAGTCATTCCAAATTGAACTGTATTCTTGCGTGTATTGCCGCGGAAAAAGCGGGTGCCGACGAAGGGCTGATGCTCGATATTAACGGTTTCGTGAATACAACAAACGCCTGTAACTTTTTCATCGTCCGCAAAGGGGAGGTTTGGACCAGCACCGGCGATTACTGCATGAATGGAATCACCCGTCAGAAGGTGATCGACTTGTGTCGCGCCAATGATATCCCGTGTTTCGAAAGGAATTATTCATTGGTCGACACCTATGGTGCTGAAGAGGCCTTCTTGACCGGCACATTCGGTGCGCAAACGCCTGTCGCGACGATCGACGGCCGCCAGATTGGCACGGGCGACATGGGGCCGGTGACCGAAAAGCTGCGCGGTTTGTACAAAGACCTGATCGCAAAGGAATGTTCCTGATGCGTATCGCAATGTGGTCCGGCCCGCGCAATTTGAGCACGGCGATGATGTATAGTTTCGGAAACCGCGCCGATTTCACCGCGATGGATGAACCGTTCTATGCGCCGTATCTTAAAGCCACCGGCGCCGATCATCCGATGAAAGATGAAATTGTCGCGGGCCATGAATGCGACCCCTTGAACGTCGCGGCGCACTGCGCAGAGCCGGGCACGCCGCATCGCTACATGAAACACATGCCCCATCATATGATTGACGGGTTTCCGATGGATTGGGCAGAGGGCTGCGTGCATGTCCACCTGATACGCCACCCCGCCCGCGTGATTGCCAGCTATACCGCGAAACGGGAAGCGCCGAATTTTAATGATATCGGCTATGGCCAACAGACCGCGCTGTACGATCAAATCGGTGGGCTGGTCATCGATTCCGCTGATATTCGCGCGGACCCCGAAGGCATGTTGCGTAAACTCTGTGATGCCATCAACCTGCCCTTCGATCCGGCAATGCTATCCTGGGCGGCGGGCCCACGTGCCGAAGATGGCATCTGGGCATCACATTGGTATGGTGCCGTGCACAAAAGCACCGGTTTCGCAGGGGCGGAGGGGCCGTTGCCCAGGCTTGAACCTGCCGCAGAAGCGCTGTGTGCCAAAGCCCTTCCACATTATCAAAAGCTTTATGATCAACGGCTTAGGTGATTTCGGGTAAAAATATCCGATTTATCGAAACTAAATCATCTCATGTTGCGTGAATTATCAGGAAGAACCACGCAACATGGAGATTTAACATGAAGATGTTTACAGCAACCGCTCTGGCTCTCACGCTTGCCACGGGTACAGCCTTCGCCGCCGCACACAGCAACGCGATGGTCGAAGCGATGGATCAAGATGTATCCAACGGTGTGGTCAGCGCTGATAAGGTGATGGCAACTGAAAACGGCTGGATGGTCGTTCACCGCACAGATGCCGAGATGAAACCCGGCCCCGTTGTCGGCTACGCGCCTCTGCGTGCCGGTGAAAACGTCGACGTTGCCGCCATTCTGCAAGAAGAAGTGAAATCCGGCGATATGTTGATGCTCATGGTCCACTCCGAAGAGGGCGGCATGAAAACCGGCGGCTTTGAATACACATTGGGCGCCAAAGAAGACGGCCCGATCAAGCCAGACGGTAAATTGGTGATGACGGTTATTACTGCAGAGTAAACCGTTCTAACCCAAAAGAAGGCCCGGACAGAATATCCCCCTGTCCGGGCCTTTTCTGTTTACCCTTTGAGGCGCTTATCGCGTGCGGCCAAGAGCTTGAGACGCAACGCGTTCAGCTGAATAAAGCCCGCCGCGTCTTTTTGATCATAGGCACCAGCGTCATCTTCAAATGTCACGTGAGCTTCGGAATACAGCGAATGATCCGACCAGCGGCCGACGGTACGCACGTGGCCTTTGTACAATTTCAGTCGAACTGTACCGGTTACATGGGTTTGCGAAGCATCAATCGCCGCTTGCAGCATGGTGCGCTCGGGGCTGTACCAGAAACCGTTATAGATCAGCTCCGCATAGCGCGGCATCAGCTCGTCTTTCAGGTGCATCGCCCCACGGTCGAGGGTGATCGATTCGATCCCGCGGTGTGCTTCAAGCAGCAAGGTGCCGCCCGGCGTTTCGTAAATACCGCGGGATTTCATCCCGACAAAACGACCCTCGACAAGGTCAAGGCGCCCGCAGCCATGTTTGCCGCCAAGTTCGTTCAATTTAGCCAGAAGTGTCGCGGGCGACATGGCCTCGCCGTTGATGCTTACCGCATCGCCACGTTCAAACCCGATCTCTACATACTCGGGCGTATCTGGTGCTTGCTCTGGCGAGACGGTGCGCTGGTACACATAGTCGGGCGCGTCCACGGCCGGATCCTCTAGCACTTTGCCTTCCGAAGAGGTGTGCAGCAGGTTCGCGTCCACGCTAAACGGCGCTTCACCACGTTTGTCCTTCGCCACAGGGATCTGATGTTTTTCGGCAAATTCGATCAATTTAGTCCGGCTGGACAGGTCCCATTCCCGCCACGGCGCGATCACCTTGATGTCGGGGTTCAACGCATAGGCCGCCAATTCGAAGCGAACCTGATCGTTGCCCTTGCCTGTCGCGCCGTGCGCAACGGCGTCGGCACCGGTTTCGGCGGCGATTTCAACAAGGCGCTTGGAAATCAGAGGGCGCGCGATGGAGGTGCCCAACAGGTATAGGCCTTCATAGACCGCATTGGCGCGGAACATGGGGAAGACGAAATCGCGCACGAATTCTTCACGCACGTCTTCCACGTAAATCTCGGATGCGCCCATCATTTCAGCTTTGGCGCGGGCGGGCTCAAGCTCTTCGCCTTGGCCGAGGTCAGCGGTAAAGGTAACCACCTCGCAGCCATATTCGGTTTGCAGCCATTTCAGGATGATCGAGGTATCAAGCCCACCAGAATAGGCGAGCACAACTTTTTTGGGCGCGGACATGATGTTTCCTTTTCGGTTTGCACCGCGAAGTACCTGTTTTTCAAGGCGTGAGCAAGATTGAAGGCTGCGTTGACCGCGTCACCTGGGAATCGTATCGACAAGTATTCAACGGGAAGGTCGATGAGATGACAGATATGTTTAAATCTGCAGCACGCAGCGCAGCGCAACA
Proteins encoded in this region:
- a CDS encoding NADP-dependent malic enzyme, giving the protein MTKNRITSEEALAFHLEPTPGKFEITATVPMTTQRDLSLAYSPGVAVPCEAIAENPELAYDYTNKGNMVAVISNGTAVLGLGNLGALASKPVMEGKSVLFKRFADVNSIDVELDTEDPEAFINAVKLMGPTFGGINLEDIKAPECFIIEQRLKEEMDIPVFHDDQHGTAVICAAGLLNALRISGKKIEDVQIVLNGAGAAGIACLELLKAMGAKHNNCIMCDTKGVIYQGRTEGMNQWKSAHAAQTELRTLEEAMKNADVFLGVSVKGAVTPAMVASMADNPVIFAMANPDPEITPEEAHEVRPDAIVATGRSDYPNQVNNVLGFPYLFRGALDIHARAINDEMKIACAHALADLAREDVPDEVALAYGKNLSFGRDYIIPTPFDPRLIHRIPPAVARAGMDTGAARRPIIDMDAYELSLKSRMDPTANILRGINARARANQARMIFAEGDDPKVLRAAVMYQRSGLGKALVVGRADDVKAKLTAAGMEDAYRELEVVNAANTQHLETYKSFLYNRLQRKGSDSKDIHRLAARDRHVFAALMLAHGHGDGLVTGATRKSAHVLERLNHVFDANAKHGAVGITALLHKGRIVFIGDTLVHEWPNEEDLANIAEKGAKVARHMGLEPRVAFVSFSTFGYPVSERAEKMQRAPDVLDARGVDFEYEGEMTVDVALNAESQKNYPFSRLTGPANILVVPARHSASISVKLMQEMAGATVIGPILTGLDKSIQICSTTSTANDILNMAILAACKVGE
- a CDS encoding ribokinase, whose amino-acid sequence is MIWNLGSINADNFYYLRHLPAPGETIAAHDFRQGLGGKGANMSVAAARAGTRVMHIGAVGPDGKWTVDRLLEYGVETQHISMIDTATGHANICVAEDGENSIVLFSGANHQITTQMIGAALAEASPGDFLLIQNETLGQRFAAQTAHTLGLRVAYAAAPFDAEIVAQVLPDIDLLVLNEVEAEALEKTTGARIDALPIDDIIVTLGAEGCKWVSNKAKTVQSFPAYPVKAIDTTGAGDTFTGYLIAALDRKLSMPDAIALAMQAGALMVMRQGTADVIPDLKDIQDHGFDED
- the msrA gene encoding peptide-methionine (S)-S-oxide reductase MsrA, which produces MGFATNMRMIALSAAIGLGLAAQATTAKAAGTETLLVAGGCFWCVEADFESVKGVKEVVSGFAGGSVKNPTYKQVVAGGTGHYEAAQIQYDPAVVSADQLLSMFFRSVDPTDAGGQFCDRGDSYRTAIFADGNGQKAAAEKAKADAQAALGKNVVTPILGKAAFYPADAYHQDYYKSDERLAFTSVGLGVKKSVAYKRYRNGCGRDQRVKQLWGSAAPFAK
- a CDS encoding D-amino acid aminotransferase; its protein translation is MQTHVTTHQAEEDARNEDILIYLNGQIVPKAQAVVSVYDSGFMLGDGIWEGLRLYDGTWAFLEDHFDRLFEASKAIDLDIGMTRDALISALLETQKANGMTTDAHARLMITRGPKTRPFQHPSLSQSGPTITIIMEHSRPNMPRPIRLATVPHLRGLPMTQDPKLNSHSKLNCILACIAAEKAGADEGLMLDINGFVNTTNACNFFIVRKGEVWTSTGDYCMNGITRQKVIDLCRANDIPCFERNYSLVDTYGAEEAFLTGTFGAQTPVATIDGRQIGTGDMGPVTEKLRGLYKDLIAKECS
- a CDS encoding sulfotransferase family protein encodes the protein MRIAMWSGPRNLSTAMMYSFGNRADFTAMDEPFYAPYLKATGADHPMKDEIVAGHECDPLNVAAHCAEPGTPHRYMKHMPHHMIDGFPMDWAEGCVHVHLIRHPARVIASYTAKREAPNFNDIGYGQQTALYDQIGGLVIDSADIRADPEGMLRKLCDAINLPFDPAMLSWAAGPRAEDGIWASHWYGAVHKSTGFAGAEGPLPRLEPAAEALCAKALPHYQKLYDQRLR
- a CDS encoding argininosuccinate synthase, producing MSAPKKVVLAYSGGLDTSIILKWLQTEYGCEVVTFTADLGQGEELEPARAKAEMMGASEIYVEDVREEFVRDFVFPMFRANAVYEGLYLLGTSIARPLISKRLVEIAAETGADAVAHGATGKGNDQVRFELAAYALNPDIKVIAPWREWDLSSRTKLIEFAEKHQIPVAKDKRGEAPFSVDANLLHTSSEGKVLEDPAVDAPDYVYQRTVSPEQAPDTPEYVEIGFERGDAVSINGEAMSPATLLAKLNELGGKHGCGRLDLVEGRFVGMKSRGIYETPGGTLLLEAHRGIESITLDRGAMHLKDELMPRYAELIYNGFWYSPERTMLQAAIDASQTHVTGTVRLKLYKGHVRTVGRWSDHSLYSEAHVTFEDDAGAYDQKDAAGFIQLNALRLKLLAARDKRLKG